One stretch of Ipomoea triloba cultivar NCNSP0323 chromosome 8, ASM357664v1 DNA includes these proteins:
- the LOC116027109 gene encoding TMV resistance protein N-like, whose amino-acid sequence MGLPLALKLLSTHLCGKNTDNWNTILTKLNDTDSLHTPKDKILAVLKISFDGLDPDYKNVFLDITCFYRNWREEYVKGVLDSDLSMLIDKSLISVQNGRIEMQDLIQEMGWHIASQEKPKSRLWQLNKDRVDMLSGKMANKDIEGINWFVRWDADEKISFEITFKKMTNLKMFKVGGGSSDFHLMDDYLPSSLRWLEIAFYHFTSLPESFASSELIGLSLRFSSLEKWSITQKLDKLILLDLSFSESLCCKSFVGFAVYFLSSKEEVMEAVDDIYCKVRAKLSYEDNIMEMKFSKVNV is encoded by the exons ATGGGTCTTCCATTAGCTCTCAAACTTTTGAGTACTCATCTTTGTGGAAAAAATACTGACAACTGGAATACCATCTTGACGAAACTCAATGACACTGACTCCCTCCACACCCCTAAAGATAAAATTCTTGCGGTGCTCAAGATAAGTTTTGATGGGCTAGATCCCGactataaaaatgtatttttagatATTACGTGTTTTTACAGAAATTGGAGGGAAGAATATGTAAAAGGTGTGCTTGACAGTGATCTATCTATGCTCATTGATAAATCTCTTATATCAGTCCAAAATGGAAGAATTGAGATGCAGGATCTAATCCAAGAAATGGGTTGGCATATTGCAAGCCAGGAGAAACCTAAGAGCAGGTTATGGCAGCTTAATAAGGATCGTGTTGATATGTTAAGCGGAAAAATG GCTAATAAAGACATAGAAGGTATTAACTGGTTTGTTAGATGGGATGCTGATGAGAAAATTAGCTTTGAAATTACTTTCAAAAAGATGACAAATTTGAAGATGTTCAAAGTTGGTGGTGGTAGTAGTGATTTCCATCTCATGGATGATTATCTTCCTAGCAGTTTGAGGTGGCTTGAAATTGCATTCTATCATTTCACTTCATTACCAGAAAGCTTTGCATCATCCGAGCTTATTGGTCTTTCTTTGCGGTTTAGTTCTCTAGAGAAATGGAGCATAACTCAG AAATTAGACAAATTGATCCTTTTGGATCTTAGCTTTTCCGAGTCTTT GTGTTGTAAAAGCTTTGTGGGGTTTGCTGTATATTTCCTCTCTTCAAAAGAGGAAGTAATGGAAGCAGTTGATGATATATATTGCAAAGTCAGAGCCAAATTGTCATACGAAGATAATATAATGGAAATGAAGTTTTCCAAAGTAAATGTATGA